The segment AGGTCAATCTTGGAAAATTATTAGTCCGGATTTAACAAGAAATGATCCTGAAAAACAAAAATCTTCTGGAGGACCAATCACACAAGATAATACATCTGTTGAATATTACTGTACGATTTTTGCGGCACAAGAATCCCCAATTACTGAAGGTTTACTTTGGGTTGGTAGTGATGACGGATTGATACATGTTACAAAAGATGGTGGGCAAAATTGGGAGAACGTGACCCCTAAGGGGATGCCTGAATGGATGATGATAAATAGCATTGAACCAAGTGCTTTTGATGCAGGAACTTGCTATGTGGCTGGGACAAAATACAAAACAGGAGACTTTAATCCTTATCTATATAAAACAACTGATTATGGTAAAACTTGGACGAAAATCACTAACGGCATTAATGCGGAACACTTTACTAGAGTCTTACGCGAAGATCCAAAACAAAAAGGATTGCTTTATGCAGGAACAGAAACAGGGATGTATATATCTTTTAATGACGGAAAGAACTGGAGCCCATTTCAACTGAACCTTCCAATTGTTCCAATAACCGATTTAGCGATTAAGGATAACAATCTTATCGTAGCTACACAAGGGAGAAGCCTTTGGATTATTGATGATTTAACGGTATTACATCAGTTATATGCATCCAATTCTGAAGGGGATAAACTTTTCAAACCAAAAGACACCTACCGGATGGATGGAGGATCTAGAAAAGGGAGTAAAACCAACGGTGTAAATCACCCGAGTGGTGTGATTACTTATTTCAATTTAAATAATTATGATGCTGAAAAAGATGAAGTGTCACTGACTTATTTTGATACTAAAGGTGACACTATAAAAACCTATTCCACTAAAAATAAAAAGAAAGACAAATTAGAGGTGAAAAAAGGGATGAACCAGTTTGTTTGGAATATGACTTATGATGGGGCTGAACGATTAGATGGAATGATCTTATGGTGGGCAAGTTTAAGTGGCCCTAAAGCAATTCCAGGAACCTATAAAGTACATTTAAATGTGAATGGAAATGCCAAACCACAATCGTTTAATATACTAGCAGACCCAAGGGCAGAAAGCAGCTTAGCTGACATGCAAAAACAATTTGACTTCATTAAAGATGTTAATAAGACAATGGATGATGCACACAAATCCATTAAGAAAATACGAAATATTAAAAAGCAACTGACCGCTTTTGAAACACAATACAAAGACAATGACAATGTAAAGGAGCTTCTTGAGAAATCAAAAACACTTAAAGAGGAGTTTACAAAAATTGAAGAGGCCTTATATCAAACTAAAAACCGAAGTGGCCAAGACCCGCTGAATTTCCCAATTCGATTGACGAATAAGTTAGGGCATTTAAATGCCTTGGTTGGGATGGGAGATTTTGGGCCAACCGATCAAGATATACTTGTAAAAGAGGAATTAACAACTCAAATTAAAGTACAGTTAGATGCTTTTAATCAATTGATAAGTGATGAGATTAGTGCGTTTAATGCAGCCTTCAATACAATGCAATTAAATTATTTATTTGTAGAGGATTAATGGAGTATTATAATTTTATAAAAGCCTTACATCTGATTTTTATTGTGACCTGGTTTGCTGGATTATTCTATATTCCTAGGTTATTTGTGTATCAAATAGAAGCCTATCATAAACCTTCTCCTGACAAAGAAATTTTGGGAGCTCAGCTTAAGCTGATGGCGAAACGCCTCTGGAATATTATTACATGGCCTTCTGCAATATTAGCAACAATTTTTGGTGTATGGTTACTAATACTAAATCCATATTTGTTCAATCAACCTTGGATGCATGTGAAGTTAACCTTTGTTGTTGTATTACTAATATACCATCTTAAAACACATGTGTATTACAAGCAACTACAGCATGATGAAGTAAAGAAAACATCAAATTTCATGAGACTTTGGAATGAAGGCGCCACTTTTATTTTATTTGCAGTTATCTTCTTGGTTATTCTAAAAAACGCGTTTAATTGGATCTTTGGAGTGATTGGGATTATAGTACTTGGCATATTAATTATGCTAGGTTTTAAAGTTTATAAAAATATGAGGAGTAAAAACCCGAATGTATAGATTGGCTTAATTATTGTTACATTCATTGAACTATAAAAGAATTGATGAGGTTAAAAAAACTGTCTTTACGAGTTCGTATATTTTTCGCTATGATTTTACTGGTGCTTATTGCATCTGTATTGATTGCTGGTGTAACAATTTATCAGTATAACGAAGAGGCCAGAGACTATCATAAAGAACGCTTAGAGCGCAAGGAAAAAGCGATTATAAGTGATATCAACTATGTGATTAAGGAAACCACTTATCCAGTAGAAACAGAGAAAGTACCCTTAATTTTTAAAGATGAAATCTATCGCATTGCAGAGATTCACAGCTTAAGGATTAATTTGTATGATATGGAGGGCTCATTACTTATAACCTCTAAAGCTAGTTTTACTAGTGATTCTTTATATCAGTGCATTGATACAGACGTATTAAATGCTATTTCGAATACAGCCGAACACAGATATGTTATTAAGAACAGAAAAAACGGAGAGACATTTCAGTCGTCTTATACCTTTATTTTGGATGCAAAATCTAAACCGTTAGCGATTTTGAACTTACCTTATTTAGAGAATGATGATTTTTTAAATAAAGAACTCAATGAGTTTCTTGAGCGTTTGGGTTATGCTTATGTGTTTATGATGCTAATTGCAATTGTATTAGCACTATTACTCTCAAAATATATTACAAGCACACTTAAAACGATAGCTGATAAAATTAATGAGACGCGTCTTGAAAAGCGCAACAAAAAAATAGATATTGCTTCCTCAAGTGAAGAGATTTCAACATTAGTGAATTCATACAATAGTATGATTGATGAATTAGAAGAGAGTGCTGTACAGCTTGCGACTAGCGAACGTGAACAAGCCTGGCGGGAAATGGCGAAACAAGTAGCGCATGAAATTAAAAACCCGTTAACGCCAATGCGCCTCAGTGTTCAGAGTTTTCAACGCAAATTTAATCCAGAGGATGAGAACATCTATCAAAAAGTAGATGAGTATAGTAATACACTCATTCAGCAGATTGACACCATGAGTTCTATTGCATCGGCTTTTTCAAATTTTGCTAAAATGCCTGCGCAACAAAATGAATCTTTGAATGTGACTAACATTGTCAAATTGGCTTTGGATATTTTTAGTGAAGATTATATTGTGTTTATATCAGAAGACGACCAAGTGATGGCAAATTTTGATCGTACACAACTTATTCGCGTAGTCACTAATTTGGTTAAAAATGGCATACAAGCTATTCCAAGTGATAAGGAAACTCCTAAAATAGAGGTCAAGGTGATGTCTGAAGGCGATATGGTAAAAATCACCGTTGAAGATAATGGTATAGGTATTACTAAAGAAAATGAAAGTAAGATTTTTGAACCAAAGTTTACAACCAAAACCAGTGGAATGGGATTGGGTCTTGCCATGGTAAAAAATATTGTGGAAACTTATAAAGGAAATATTACCTTTACATCTCAACAAGACGTTGGAACCACTTTTATAGTGACATTTCCGAAGATTTAATAAAATTACAGACAATGAGCTATCAAAATATTTTAACATCTACAACTAATGGTATTACCACCATTACTATAAACAGACCAAGTAAATTAAATGCCTTAAATAAAGCAACTATTCAAGAACTACATGAGGCCCTCAAGAATGCAAACAAGAGTAAAGCCACTAAAGTTATTATTTTAACAGGTAGTGGTGAAAAGGCTTTTGTTGCGGGAGCTGACATTAGTGAATTTGCCGATTTTGACGTTGAAAACGGTGGTAAGTTAGCGGCTAAAGGTCAGAAGTTATTATTTGATTATATTGAAAACTTATCGACTCCAGTTATTGCTGCAGTGAACGGTTTTGCTTTAGGTGGTGGCTTGGAATTAGCAATGGCCTGTCATTTTAGAATTGCTAGTACAAATGCAAAAATGGGATTACCAGAAGTTTCTCTTGGTGTGATTCCAGGTTATGGTGGTACACAGCGCTTACCACAACTCGTTGGCAAGGGTCGCGCTATGGAAATGGTCATGACAGCAGGAATGATTGATGCGAATCAAGCTTTGTCTTACGGATTAGTAAATCACGTTTCTACAGAAGAGGAGCTGATACCTCTAGTAGAAAAAATAGCTACTAAAATCATGCGTAATTCATCTGTAGCCATAAAAGGAGCTATCAAAGCCGTTAATGCAAACTTTAAAGATGGTGTGAATGGTTATAAAACTGAAATCAAACAGTTTGGGAAATGCTTTGGAACCGAAGATTTTAAAGAAGGAACAACCGCTTTCCTTGAAAAGCGTAAGGCTGATTTCCCAGGGGAATAAACCAATTAGATTTTCTGAATAAGGCACGGCACGGTCAAAACCGAAAGGTCATATTTTTGATTTGAGTTTTGTAGCTATGTTTGTGTTGATTATATCTTCTCAATAGTTTTAAATAAAAAGTAAAACGGACTGGTTAAAAGAAGGGCGGCTGCTATTATAGGACTCATCAAAATAAGTAATACTAAATATAATTTGGTCATAACTTTAAATTTATGGATTTACCCAATACATTTATCTGGTAAACCTACAATCAATAGCTTTTATATAAAACAAGAATTTTACCTAATATGTATTCAAAATTACCATACTTAAGTTGTGGTATATGTCTTTTGAAATTGCAGCCGGCAGCAATCAAAATGCTTGATCCTATTAATTTGGAGTAAAGAGACTGTATCTGTTATAAATGATCTTATTGCACAAAAAAACCCAACACTTTGGTGTTGGGTTGTATTTTGCTCCTCTTCTTGGGCTCGAACCAAGGACCCTCTGATTAACAGTCAGATGCTCTAACCAACTGAGCTAAAGAGGAGTGTTTATCGCATTAGCGAGCGCAAATATATGCTATTTTTTATATTAAAAAAAACAATTTTTTTAAAAATGTTTTTAATTTTTTTTAAATCCAATCGTTGATATTTGCAAACAACACTAAGGTAATTAATATGACGAATCCAACTAATTGTGCACGTTCTAAAAATTTCTCGCTTGGTTTTCTTCCTGAGATCATTTCAAACAATAAGAACATGACATGACCACCGTCTAATGCCGGAATAGGCAATAAGTTCAATACACCTAACATAATAGATAAGAATGCTGTGAGCATCCAAAAGGCTTGCCAACTCCATACACTAGGAAAAATGCTATATATAGCTTTAAATCCACCAACACCTTTATAAGCTCCTGTACTTGGATTAAATATTGCTTTTAGTTGTGCGCCATACTTTTGCATGGTATCTACAAAATCACGTCCACCAGCTCCCCAACTTTCACCAAAAGTGTAAGTTTGAGTGGCAATATCAAAATAACCTAATTCTGCAAAGCGATCGTCATCATAGGCTGCTTGAATACCGAACTTTCCATTCTCATCTACTTGTAATTGACGCGTAATTTTGTCATTGCCTCTTATTAAATTAACAGTCAAGGTTTCATTTTTGTAATCTGTCATTAGTGAATCTAACTGATCAAAATACATTAAATCTTTTCCATCAATCGAGGTGATTATATCTTTAGTTTTTACGTCAACGGTCTTGTTTAGTGATGAATCTGTAACAGAACCTATCATAAACGGAATTCTACGTTCGAATAAATCTCTACTTTTTGCGGAAGTAAATTGACCTAGAAAATCTTCAGGAAGTGAAATGACTTTTTCTTCACCATTACGTCTTATAGTAAAGGTTTCAGCACCAATAATATTAGAGCGCACATCATAATCATTAACCACCTTAAAATCGTTGACCTTTATTATTTTATCTCCAGTTTTAAAACCAATATCTTGAAGTAATTCGTTTTCTATCCAATACCCACCTTTCATGCTTTCCACTGTGGTGGTTTTATCACCATAAATAAAAGCCACAAATACGTAGATTAAATAAGCGAGTATAAAGTTGACGGTAACACCGCCTAGCATAATAATTAAACGCTGCCAAGCTGGTTTTGAACGAAACTCCCAAGGTTGAGGTGGTAAGGCCATTTGCTCTTTATCCATACTCTCATCAATCATTCCAGCAATTTTTACATAACCACCAAGCGGAAGCCACCCAATGCCGTAGACCGTTTCTCCTATTTTCTTTTTAAATAATGAATATTTAATGTCAAAAAAGAGGTAAAACTTTTCAACTCTGGTTTTAAATAATTTTGCTGGTATAAAATGACCTAATTCGTGTAATACGATTAGTAATGAAAGACTCAGTAAAAATTGAGATATTCTTATTACAAACTCCATGTATCGTTAATCATATAAAATTATAGTCGACAAAAGTAGTGTTTTAGCAGCATTTAGAAAACTTTAATCCATTTAATGCTTATTTTTTTAACACCGATTTAGTAATGACTCCGTTCATAGTTTCGAATTGAATAAAGACCAATCCACTAGACCAAGAAGCTGTGTCTATTTTGGAATTCCATGGCAATTGAGTAATTAATTGCCCTAAAGGACTATAAACGCGTATTTCTGAAATGGATAAGGATATAGGTTTTTCAATATGTAACACGTCAGAAGTTGGATTAGGATACAATAATAATGGGTTGTCGATTTCAAAATTTTCGGCGCCCAATAGTATACTATTGTCTCTTGAAATGATATCAGATTCTGGATCAAAAAGTATATCTTGAACAGTAAAATTTACTGTTTCAATAAAGTTTTGTTGATTAGTAGTATTGTCTAATACAATATCTAATGTTTCTCCCATTGTTCCAAGAATACGCAATGGCACAGGTGCTTCAAAGAAAGACACCGAAGCATCACTTTGTAACTGGTTTAGGGTTATAGACACTTGATTTGTATTGGGTTGATTCCAAATGACGTTATAAGTGGGATATCCTTGATTGTAGAGCCAATCGTTAAAAAATTCGGTCAAATCTTCACCAGATGAGGTTTCAACAATAGTAATAAAATCTTCTGTTTTGGCATAATCAAAAGCGTGGGTAGCTGTTCCAAGATAATCTTGTAAAGCTTGAAAAAACATAGGGTCTCCTAGTTTTTTCCGAAGCATATGCAAGACCATTGCGCCTTTATTATAGCTTAATCTACCATTAAAAATCCGACTAACATTGAGCGTATCAGTATCACTTAAATATACCGCACCGTTTGATGCAGAAGTAATAGAGTTATTGCGTTGTTGTTTCCACGTGGTAAATGCAGCATTATCATCTAAGTTTTCAATCACTAAACCAGAGAGATATGTTGCGAAGCCTTCATTAAGCCAGATGTCTTTCCAACTCCCACATGTAATTTTATTTCCAAACCATTGATGTGCCAATTCATGAGCAATGAGGTTACGATTAAAACTGCCCATAAAAGATACGGTAGTATGCTCCATACCACCTCCCCAACCAAACTGTGCATGTCCATATTTTTCACTTGCAAAAGGATATTCTTCAAATAGAGCACTAAATAGATTTATAATATCTACCGTAACAGGTGTGCTACTTTGAGCTGTTTCAAGACTTTCTGGATAGACGTAATTTACAATGTTAAAAGGATTACCATTATTTGGAACGTTATGTGAATACACTTCATAATTAGTTGCGGCAATAGCAATCAAGTAAGCTGGAATAGGATAACGATGTTTAAAATGCGTTGTTTTTTGAACTCCATTAATACTCTGACTTTGCTCAACCCCATTTGAAACTGAAACATAAGCTTCATTTGAAGCATTAAACACAGGGGTTGTCATGTATACATCAATAGAGTCGATTTTATCAATAAGATCTTGTTTGCAAGGCCACCAAGCTTTTGCACCATATGGCTCAGATAAGGTCCAAATAACTGGATCACCATTATGGGTTGTTTGTTCAAAAGAACCAAACCCTGAACTCACTGGATTGCCCGAATAACTCACTGAAAGTGAATCTAAAATACCTGCTGCTTGAGTGCTCGGAAGCGTAATGATTAATTCATCTTCGGTATTATGAGTAAAGGTGAGTGGGTTGCCGTCCTGTAAGACTTGTGATACAGTCATATTTGAAGCTAGGTCAAACGTAATAGTCGTCATGTTGCTTTTTGCCTCAAAATATGAGGTAATCGTACCCGAAATAAAGGCAACACTAGGATCGATATCTAATTCCAATCTGTGATATTTTAAATCATAATTTCCTGTATTCAAATTAGCACGATGCATAATACGTTGTAGTGCCGATTTTGCTTCAGCCTCTCGAATATTGTTGAGCGTTGTATTATAATCTTGTGAAAATGACACTGTAGAAAACAGTCCCAATACTAGGAGTAGTCGTAATTTGATAATGGTCATTTTTTCTTTTTTTTAACAATATAGCTAGATAAAAGTAGTCATTTTGTTGCTATTGTGTCGTATTTTTGCACTCGAAACTTACAATTCTAAAATAGTCAAAGACTTAATTATCAGTTTATGTTGAGATATTTAAAACAACTCAAGATATTTTTCACGGTCTTAGCAATAGTGTCTGGGATTATCATTTTTCTGATTTATTCAGTCTTAGATGTTGAGAAACCATTGCCAATATATCAGCCTAATCGCCTTGATGCGTCTCTAGTGGATAGTACTATTCAGCATAAAAAGAAATATCATACTATTGCCGATTTCAAATTGCTTAATCAAAATGGAGATACCATTACTCAAGAGGATTACAAAGATAAAATCTATGTAGCCGATTTCTTTTTTACCACATGCCAAACCATTTGTCCCATAATGACCGATCAGATGCATCGCATACAAGATGAAATTTTAGAGGATGACGAGGTGTTGTTATTATCGCATTCGGTCACACCTGAAATTGATTCTGTGGCCCAATTAAAACGATATGCTATTGAAAAAGGGGTTAATGATAAGAAGTGGAACCTGGTTACGGGAGATAGAAAACAAATCTATGACCTTGCAAGAAAATCATATTTGGTCGTTAAAGATGACAACACGGAAGACTACGGAATGGTGCATACCGAAAACTTTGCTCTCATAGATAAAAATAAGCAGATTAGAGGGTTATACAATGGGATTAGTCCAACATCAGTCGACTCATTATTACAAGATATAAAACGCTTGAAAAAGGAATATCAATAGTTTTGGTGCAACAATTTTTTTAGGCTGAATATTTCCTTTATTTTTGCTTCTTTAAAATCAATCTAAATAAGCTTGCAAGTCACTTTAGCAGATATAAAACGAGGGCAACAGGGGATCATCATAGATGTATCCTCCATTCATATTCCACTTAAACTCCTAGAAATGGGTTGTTTGCCTGGGAACAAAGTAGAACTTGTACAAATGGCTCCTTTTGCCGACCCTATGTATCTTAACATTAATGGCACCCATCTCGCCATCCGAAAAGAAACAGCCATTCACATTTTAATAGATATTTCTAATGAGTAAACAAATTAACGTTGCGCTTATTGGAAATCCGAATACGGGCAAAACGTCTGTCTTCAATGCATTAACGGGCTTGAATCAAAAAGTAGGTAATTACCCTGGTATTACTGTAGAGAAAAAGGAAGGCATATGTAAACTTCCTAGAGGTGTAAAAGCGCATATCATTGATTTGCCTGGCACCTACAGTTTAAATGCCTCCTCTTTAGACGAGAATGTCGTTATCGAACTTTTATTAAATAAAAAAGATAAAGATTTTCCTGATGTAGCTGTTGTGGTTAGTGATGTAGAAAACTTAAAACGAAATCTATTACTATTTACACAAATAAAAGACTTAGAGATTCCAGCGATATTGGTAATCAATATGTCTGATCGAATGAAATATAAGGGCATTCAGTTAGATATGCCATATTTAGAGCAACAGTTACAAACTAAAATTGCCTTAATCAGCACCAGAAAAAATAATGGTATTGACCAGCTTAAAGAGTTAATAATGAGCTATAAGGAACTATCAGTAACACCTTGTTTAAAAGCCTCTGAAATTGATGCAGATTATTTTGATAAACTGCGTAAGGCATTTCCAAACCAGTTACTTTATAAGCTGTGGTTGGTCATTACTCAAGATGTCAACTTCGGAAAAATTGATCGAAATCAAGTAGATGCAATAGATAGTTTTAAAACCAAAAGCAAAGCAGATCTCAAGCGTTTGCAGCAAAAAGAAACCATTAAACGGTATCAATTTATTAATAATACGCTTAAAAAAGGCCAAACCATTGATTTAAAAAGTGCCAAAGATTTGCGTATACGGTTAGATAGAATTCTAACACATAAGGTTTGGGGTTATTTAATTTTTGGAATTATTTTGTTAACCATTTTTCAAGCCATTTACGTTTGGTCAAGTGTTCCAATGGACTTCATAGACACTACATTTGCTTCCTTAAGTGAATGGGCTAAAAACATCATGCCTGAAGGTGCTTTTACCAATTTAATTGCAGAAGGTATTATTCCAGGGCTTGGTGGCATTGTTATATTCATTCCGCAAATTGCATTTTTGTTTCTATTCATTTCTATTTTGGAAGAAAGTGGTTATATGAGTCGTGTGGTCTTTTTAATGGACCGCATTATGCGTCGTTTTGGGTTGAGTGGCAAAAGTGTAGTGCCCTTAATTTCTGGAACCGCTTGCGCTATTCCCGCAATTATGGCTACTAGAAATATTGAAAGTTGGAAAGAACGCTTAATCACTATTTTAGTAACGCCTTTTACAACCTGTTCTGCGCGATTGCCAGTATATTTAATTATCATTTCGTTAGTCATTCCAGAAGGCTATTTTATCGGGTTGAGTTATCAAGCACTAACCTTAATGTTACTCTATCTCATTGGGTTTGGAACCGCTATTATTTCGGCTTGGATCTTAAACAAAATAATGAAGATAAAAAGCAAGACCTTTTTTGTTGTTGAAATGCCAAACTATAAAGTTCCATTGTTTAAGAATGTGGTCTTAGCCGTTTTAGAGAAAACTAAATCCTTCGTATTTGGAGCAGGTAAAATCATACTAGCTATATCTATTGTGCTTTGGTTCTTGGCATCTTACGGACCTGGAGAAGAGTTTAATAATGCAGAAGAAATTGTAAGAACAGCCTCAGCTTCCGAGAATTTATCTTCGGAAGAATTAAACCAAAAAATCGCATCTCATAAATTGGAACATTCATTTATAGGTATTGCCGGACATGCTATTGAACCGGCAATAAGACCGCTAGGATACGATTGGAAAATAGGAATTGCGATTGTCAGTTCATTTGCCGCTCGTGAAGTTTTTGTTGGAACTTTAGCCACTATTTATAGCGTTGGTAGTGATGAACAAGAGACCATAAAAAATCGAATGGCTGGAGAGGTGAATCCTATTCTTGGCGGACCATTATTTAACTTTGCAAGTGGAATATCCCTATTATTGTTTTATGCGTTTGCCATGCAATGTATGAGCACGTTGGCCATAGTTAAACGTGAAACAAATACATGGAAGTGGCCAATGCTACAGTTGACTATTATGAGCGCTTTTGCGTATATTGTAGCATTAATCGCCTACCAATTTTTAAAATAAATGAACACAGTTATCCAAAACATATTAGTAATTCTAGCGCTAGGAATAGCCGTTTGGTTCCTCTTACAAAAGTTCGGACTGCTTCCAAAAAAGAAGGCAGCACCTTCAAAGACCTGTGGACAAGATGACTGCGGGTGTCACTAAGATTATTTGGGATGAAATACGATTTCTAAATTATAGTCTTTTTCAGGGATTGGATTTCCGTTTTGAGGATATGGCGTTAAGTTTATTCCAAATATTTTAAAATCCTGAGCAACAAATATTAAGTTGTTCTCTTCAGTTACATACCCACTGGCATGAATAACCACTTCTTTGTCGGTCAGAAAAATATCGTTTTTATACACTGAAATGAGAACTTTTGCCTCACCTGCTCTGATGCACATCACATCTTTTGGACATCGAGAATCTGAAATAAGCTTTTCGAAGCTTACCTTATGCGACAGATATTCAACTTTCCCTTGAAATTTAATTATTTTGATGATGCTCAATGAATCTTTAATAAAACTTGATTGAGATGACACTTGATGTATCATTACTAAAAAGAGTAAGAACATAGTATATTTCATGAATGTGCTTTCTTATAAATATGACCGATTTTTTCAAGTGTTATATTTTCCGAATATAAGTATAAACGAATAGATTACTTAGGTATAATTACCATAGCATCAAATTTTTTTTAACTTTGTTAAGATGAGTAAATTATTTGCCATACTATTAACGTCTTTAATTCTTGTGCAAAGTCTGCATATAGATTACGATGATATTGTGCAGTTTGATGAGTTAATTGAGCATGCACAATTTCATAAAGCAGAGTATGGGGATAATTTTTTTGTGTTCATCTCTAAACACTACGGAGAGTTGAAAGCTGATCATAATCAAAAACACCAAGAAGAGGAGCAGGAGCACAAGCAGCTGCCATTTCAGTGTTCTGATCATATGCTACTTATTACGGCATTCGTTATGCAAGATTTATTTTCAGAATTAGAGGTTATAGAAATTATGGAAATAAATACGGCAAATTTTCATTACCATTCGTCGTTTTCATCACTGCATAAGAAAGGATTACTACAACCTCCCAAGCACGCATAATTTATTGAATTATTTAATGTTTTTTGTCAACTTATTTTGAAATGAGTTGTCACACAATTTATCAATGAATTATGTTATCTCATATTATAAAATTTAGCCTAAGGAATAAATTT is part of the Formosa sp. Hel1_31_208 genome and harbors:
- a CDS encoding FeoB-associated Cys-rich membrane protein, producing the protein MNTVIQNILVILALGIAVWFLLQKFGLLPKKKAAPSKTCGQDDCGCH
- the feoB gene encoding ferrous iron transport protein B: MSKQINVALIGNPNTGKTSVFNALTGLNQKVGNYPGITVEKKEGICKLPRGVKAHIIDLPGTYSLNASSLDENVVIELLLNKKDKDFPDVAVVVSDVENLKRNLLLFTQIKDLEIPAILVINMSDRMKYKGIQLDMPYLEQQLQTKIALISTRKNNGIDQLKELIMSYKELSVTPCLKASEIDADYFDKLRKAFPNQLLYKLWLVITQDVNFGKIDRNQVDAIDSFKTKSKADLKRLQQKETIKRYQFINNTLKKGQTIDLKSAKDLRIRLDRILTHKVWGYLIFGIILLTIFQAIYVWSSVPMDFIDTTFASLSEWAKNIMPEGAFTNLIAEGIIPGLGGIVIFIPQIAFLFLFISILEESGYMSRVVFLMDRIMRRFGLSGKSVVPLISGTACAIPAIMATRNIESWKERLITILVTPFTTCSARLPVYLIIISLVIPEGYFIGLSYQALTLMLLYLIGFGTAIISAWILNKIMKIKSKTFFVVEMPNYKVPLFKNVVLAVLEKTKSFVFGAGKIILAISIVLWFLASYGPGEEFNNAEEIVRTASASENLSSEELNQKIASHKLEHSFIGIAGHAIEPAIRPLGYDWKIGIAIVSSFAAREVFVGTLATIYSVGSDEQETIKNRMAGEVNPILGGPLFNFASGISLLLFYAFAMQCMSTLAIVKRETNTWKWPMLQLTIMSAFAYIVALIAYQFLK